In Halanaeroarchaeum sp. HSR-CO, one DNA window encodes the following:
- a CDS encoding sugar phosphate nucleotidyltransferase, protein MKAVIPAAGQGTRLYPQTHTKPKAMVRLAGEPILGHILSNLTKTSVHQVVIVVGGPMQNQIIEYAETSFNDEFEINFVEQETAEGLGHSIYQTEAAVRGDSALIALGDMLFENGYGTFLDAHNSLDEPDASIGVKTVEEPRHYGVAELAESGQVERVVEKPEEPRSNYAISGVYIVENTDLLFDALAHLVENNIRGAGYEYQLTDALQHMIQSDACIDIFEVEDWYDCGRPETLLEANRVLLSKGETNGADSLDNAVVIPPVDFGDNVVVKEGIVGPNVSVDNDVRITDSIVRNGIVGENATLESVHLEGSIVGNGATVRSEANQLNVGDNSIIEL, encoded by the coding sequence ATGAAGGCTGTCATTCCAGCCGCCGGACAAGGAACCCGACTTTATCCGCAGACCCACACCAAACCTAAAGCCATGGTTCGACTCGCTGGGGAGCCAATACTTGGCCACATTCTCTCGAACCTAACGAAGACCTCTGTCCATCAAGTAGTGATCGTGGTGGGGGGACCAATGCAGAATCAGATTATAGAGTACGCGGAGACCTCGTTCAATGATGAGTTCGAAATTAATTTCGTTGAACAGGAAACTGCAGAAGGCCTCGGTCACAGCATCTATCAGACTGAAGCCGCAGTGCGAGGAGACTCAGCTCTGATCGCTCTCGGTGATATGCTGTTTGAGAACGGATATGGAACCTTTCTCGACGCTCACAATTCGCTCGACGAGCCGGATGCGAGTATTGGAGTGAAGACCGTCGAGGAACCGCGGCACTACGGTGTGGCGGAACTTGCCGAAAGCGGTCAAGTTGAGCGGGTCGTCGAGAAGCCAGAAGAGCCCCGATCAAACTACGCGATAAGTGGTGTCTACATCGTTGAAAATACGGATCTCCTGTTCGACGCACTCGCCCACTTAGTCGAAAACAATATCCGGGGAGCTGGTTACGAGTATCAGCTTACGGACGCCCTCCAACACATGATTCAATCCGATGCTTGCATCGACATCTTCGAGGTTGAGGACTGGTACGACTGTGGGCGACCCGAGACGCTTCTCGAGGCGAACCGCGTTCTCCTATCGAAGGGCGAGACGAACGGAGCAGACTCTTTGGATAATGCAGTCGTGATTCCACCGGTCGATTTCGGAGATAATGTCGTCGTCAAAGAGGGAATAGTCGGGCCTAATGTCAGCGTCGACAACGACGTTCGTATTACGGACAGCATCGTTCGTAACGGTATAGTCGGCGAAAATGCTACCTTAGAGAGTGTTCACCTCGAAGGCAGCATCGTCGGTAATGGGGCTACCGTTCGTAGCGAGGCGAATCAGCTAAACGTCGGTGACAATAGCATTATTGAACTGTGA
- a CDS encoding glycosyltransferase family 4 protein: MTLNVLIASGQWGIGGTEKAAELLLRNLGSDFNAYGAGLHRGGARADSLLEDEYDIYFPDDSDDFANYLQNNAIDIIHSHSGDPELISEAAAKAGTPIVVRTDQFGRYFQPDNGKVIDYFFFPSQSILLRTLMLNQISLEEDWPRKMGLLYNPLDIDNVSQGMSMRSRYNIPETAPVVGKIGRPAPEKWGKLTIDAFDRVVKSVPNAQLFLVGVPDKIKNAIQSYGWGHKVTYEGVLPPDKVKDFYATIDVLAHTSAIGESYGYVIAEAMANGVVPVVDSTPMRDNAQIELVNHGHSGYVANSPQSYGEAITKLLNDNKLRRQFGKAAGIRVNRFSVQNVVSRLEDYYRRLSAERGLISDSDPVSLTYTSQRNSLLNFADGNNKRLNQSFGDDDVFHWLERQSWRCVTSLPIGRKPTFDLLRKGFIVANERI, encoded by the coding sequence ATGACACTAAATGTCCTTATTGCTTCAGGGCAATGGGGTATAGGGGGTACGGAGAAGGCAGCAGAGTTATTGTTGAGAAATCTCGGTTCAGACTTCAACGCCTACGGGGCAGGTCTCCATCGCGGCGGTGCAAGAGCTGATTCGTTACTAGAAGACGAGTACGACATCTATTTTCCCGACGATTCCGACGATTTCGCCAATTATCTACAGAACAACGCTATTGATATCATTCATAGTCATTCTGGCGATCCCGAGTTGATCAGCGAAGCCGCAGCCAAAGCCGGAACCCCGATAGTAGTTCGAACCGATCAATTTGGAAGATATTTCCAGCCAGATAATGGAAAAGTTATTGACTATTTTTTCTTCCCCTCCCAGTCGATTCTCCTGCGAACGCTCATGCTAAATCAAATTAGTCTCGAAGAAGATTGGCCTCGAAAAATGGGTCTTTTATATAATCCGCTGGATATTGACAATGTCTCTCAGGGGATGTCGATGCGTTCGAGATATAATATACCCGAAACTGCTCCTGTAGTCGGTAAGATTGGTAGGCCTGCCCCTGAAAAGTGGGGAAAACTCACCATTGACGCATTTGATCGGGTAGTTAAATCTGTACCGAACGCCCAACTCTTTCTCGTAGGGGTTCCAGACAAAATCAAGAATGCAATTCAGAGTTATGGGTGGGGGCATAAAGTAACGTATGAAGGCGTTCTCCCCCCCGACAAAGTGAAAGATTTCTATGCAACAATAGACGTGCTCGCACACACGAGTGCGATAGGTGAAAGTTACGGATACGTTATCGCAGAAGCGATGGCCAATGGGGTAGTACCCGTGGTCGATTCGACACCTATGCGTGACAACGCGCAGATCGAGCTTGTGAACCATGGCCACTCAGGCTATGTAGCCAATTCACCACAGTCGTACGGTGAGGCAATAACGAAATTACTCAATGACAACAAATTACGGCGGCAGTTCGGGAAAGCGGCAGGTATACGCGTCAATCGATTCTCCGTCCAAAATGTCGTATCTCGGCTCGAAGATTATTATCGGCGCTTATCAGCTGAGCGCGGATTAATATCAGATTCAGACCCCGTTTCGCTCACCTATACATCACAACGAAACTCTCTGCTGAATTTCGCAGACGGAAACAATAAACGACTCAACCAAAGTTTCGGGGATGATGATGTTTTTCACTGGCTAGAACGACAATCTTGGCGCTGCGTCACTTCGCTCCCAATCGGGAGAAAACCTACGTTCGACCTTTTACGCAAAGGGTTTATAGTTGCCAACGAACGTATATGA